A region from the Triticum urartu cultivar G1812 chromosome 1, Tu2.1, whole genome shotgun sequence genome encodes:
- the LOC125547704 gene encoding uncharacterized protein LOC125547704, producing the protein MAAMPVALAPQMHIVSVQTGLPTRVVEPERTRLIAVATPPLSETVLQHRLRAVLYYRTDDAPWEEGIWVKESLGEVLCFFPEIAGRLRRGTSGSWGVKLNDAGVRFQQATVEVTMEDFLADQGRNEAALAPWINVTAETPDMCSLLFMQLSQFQGGGYAIGVSCTVLLSDPLSLARFLLTWARKHRDMKAQNNIVQRPMMQYMAYIQRPEICSKRVRSFPIDSVAADGTNAQTMLFRTPGGYETGDLRALAAACINRASNELRVDRPLRFTLIVAPRNSARGATTVETAVTADDLNKGDDGQNLEATVWDELGLEELTLRGVKPVHVSYRIVGGGDEGIVVMMPDGDGFLVAATVPK; encoded by the exons ATGGCTGCCATGCCGGTTGCACTTGCACCACAAATGCACATCGTGTCCGTACAGACGGGTTTGCCGACTCGTGTCGTCGAGCCCGAAAGGACCCGTCTCATCGCCGTGGCCACGCCGCCGCTATCCGAGACCGTGCTGCAGCATCGCCTCCGCGCGGTGCTCTACTACCGCACCGACGACGCTCCGTGGGAGGAAGGTATTTGGGTGAAGGAGTCGCTGGGCGAGGTGCTTTGCTTCTTCCCAGAGATAGCAGGCAGGCTCCGGCGCGGCACCAGCGGGTCCTGGGGTGTAAAACTTAATGATGCAGGAGTGAGGTTCCAGCAGGCGACGGTGGAGGTGACCATGGAGGATTTCCTGGCCGACCAGGGGAGGAACGAAGCAGCGCTGGCGCCGTGGATCAACGTGACTGCGGAGACACCTGATATGTGCTCGCTCCTCTTCATGCAG CTGAGTCAATTTCAGGGCGGAGGATACGCCATCGGCGTGAGCTGCACGGTGCTTCTGTCCGACCCGCTGTCGCTGGCAAGGTTCCTCCTGACGTGGGCGCGGAAGCACAGGGACATGAAGGCGCAGAACAATATCGTCCAAAGGCCCATGATGCAGTACATGGCATACATCCAGAGGCCGGAGATTTGCAGCAAGCGTGTCAGGTCATTCCCAATCGACTCTGTCGCCGCCGATGGCACCAATGCCCAGACCATGCTCTTCAGGACCCCCGGCGGCTACGAGACAGGCGACCTCCGTGCACTTGCCGCGGCATGTATCAACCGGGCGAGCAATGAGCTCAGGGTTGACAGGCCTTTGCGGTTCACGCTCATCGTCGCGCCTCGAAACTCCGCTCGTGGAGCTACGACAGTCGAGACGGCAGTCACGGCGGATGACCTCAACAAGGGTGACGACGGTCAGAACCTGGAAGCTACGGTGTGGGACGAGCTCGGACTGGAGGAGCTGACTCTCAGGGGCGTCAAGCCCGTGCATGTGTCGTACAGAATCGTGGGAGGCGGGGACGAAGGGATCGTCGTCATGATGCCTGATGGCGATGGTTTCCTCGTCGCGGCAACTGTTCCGAAGTAG